Proteins from one Gemmatimonadota bacterium genomic window:
- the secE gene encoding preprotein translocase subunit SecE, producing the protein MFGKISQFLGEVRVEMGKVTWPTRDELKSSTTIVLILSLALAGFIYIVDTFLASIMEFILI; encoded by the coding sequence ATGTTTGGCAAAATCAGTCAATTTCTCGGCGAAGTGCGCGTTGAGATGGGAAAAGTCACCTGGCCTACTCGTGACGAACTCAAGTCATCGACTACAATTGTACTTATATTGTCACTTGCACTGGCCGGATTCATTTATATTGTGGATACTTTCTTGGCGAGTATTATGGAGTTTATCCTGATTTAA
- the nusG gene encoding transcription termination/antitermination protein NusG, which translates to MKWYVVHTYSGHENKVKNYIEAAKENIDVGDKIGRVIVPTEEVVEMKDGRKTTSLKKFLPSYLLVELDMDKESLYFVTSVPGVTSFVGPGRRPQPLREEEVNRILGQIERRPVEETSDVPYQVGDRVKVIDGPFSDFIGLVDDINPEKSKIKVMVSIFGRNTPVELDVLQVEEAVESR; encoded by the coding sequence ATGAAATGGTACGTTGTCCACACCTATTCTGGGCACGAGAACAAGGTCAAGAACTATATTGAGGCCGCCAAAGAAAACATCGATGTTGGCGACAAAATTGGTCGGGTGATCGTGCCAACAGAGGAAGTCGTCGAGATGAAGGATGGACGGAAAACGACTTCCCTCAAGAAATTTTTACCCAGTTATCTTTTGGTTGAACTGGATATGGATAAAGAGTCCCTGTATTTTGTTACCAGTGTGCCGGGTGTGACGAGCTTTGTCGGCCCTGGTCGAAGACCACAACCTCTGCGCGAAGAAGAAGTGAATCGCATTTTGGGGCAAATTGAGCGTCGTCCAGTTGAGGAAACCTCTGATGTGCCCTATCAAGTGGGCGACCGGGTCAAGGTGATTGATGGTCCTTTCAGCGATTTTATTGGTCTGGTTGACGACATCAATCCAGAAAAGAGCAAGATCAAAGTGATGGTTAGCATCTTTGGGCGCAACACACCCGTGGAATTAGATGTTTTACAGGTTGAAGAAGCAGTCGAATCGCGATAA
- the rplK gene encoding 50S ribosomal protein L11: MARKILTTIKLQIPAGQATPTPPVGPALGQHGVNIMEFCKAFNAQTQDKQGLIIPAIITVYADRSFSFELKSPPAAVLLKRAAGIAKGSPESNRDKVGSVTDAQLQEIAEMKVQDLNAGSIEAAKRMIAGTARSMGLTVNN, translated from the coding sequence ATGGCCAGAAAAATTCTCACGACGATCAAGTTACAAATTCCCGCTGGACAGGCGACGCCCACACCACCGGTTGGTCCAGCTTTGGGGCAGCACGGTGTCAATATTATGGAGTTTTGCAAAGCTTTTAATGCACAAACTCAAGATAAACAGGGTTTGATAATTCCCGCAATTATTACTGTTTATGCCGATAGGAGCTTTTCTTTTGAGTTGAAGAGTCCGCCTGCAGCCGTGTTGCTCAAGAGGGCAGCGGGGATTGCCAAAGGGTCGCCGGAATCCAATCGCGATAAAGTGGGGTCCGTAACCGATGCTCAACTCCAGGAAATTGCAGAAATGAAAGTTCAAGACCTCAACGCGGGTAGCATCGAGGCTGCCAAGCGCATGATTGCGGGAACGGCTCGCAGTATGGGCCTGACCGTCAATAATTGA
- the rplA gene encoding 50S ribosomal protein L1, with product MARGQSKRYKQAAALFDRQTHYNLAEAVDILKKMPTRKFDETVELTFRLGVDPRQSDQLVRGTVALPHGLGKSVRVAVFARGEPAAAAEAAGADFVGAEDLVEKINGGWTDFDVAIATPDMMGQVGRLGRILGPRGLMPNPKSGTVTPDAARAVQEAKAGRVEYRVDRTANVHTPVGKASFDAQRLRENAQALIDAIVRARPSATKGQYMRSVTLSTTMGPGIRLDRTALAAN from the coding sequence ATGGCACGAGGGCAATCCAAACGCTATAAACAAGCGGCCGCGCTTTTTGACCGCCAAACGCATTACAATCTGGCAGAAGCAGTTGATATATTAAAAAAAATGCCCACTCGGAAATTTGACGAAACAGTTGAGCTCACGTTTCGGCTGGGTGTTGATCCGCGGCAATCCGACCAACTCGTTCGCGGTACAGTCGCCTTGCCACACGGGCTTGGTAAATCCGTGCGCGTTGCAGTTTTTGCCAGGGGCGAGCCTGCTGCTGCCGCCGAAGCGGCGGGTGCAGATTTTGTAGGTGCCGAAGACCTGGTGGAGAAGATCAATGGTGGCTGGACAGATTTCGATGTGGCTATTGCCACGCCCGACATGATGGGACAGGTCGGGCGATTGGGACGCATTCTTGGCCCTCGAGGTCTGATGCCCAATCCCAAGAGTGGCACGGTGACGCCCGATGCGGCTCGTGCTGTGCAGGAAGCCAAAGCAGGGCGTGTAGAATATCGAGTCGATAGAACGGCCAATGTGCATACGCCTGTGGGCAAAGCGTCTTTTGATGCACAGCGTCTTCGGGAGAATGCCCAGGCGTTGATCGATGCAATTGTCAGAGCGCGTCCATCTGCTACAAAAGGACAATACATGCGTTCGGTCACATTATCTACTACAATGGGACCGGGAATACGCCTGGACCGCACGGCACTGGCGGCCAATTGA
- the rplJ gene encoding 50S ribosomal protein L10 produces MPTAEKEATVAELTDILKRAKGLYLTDFTGLDVPSFTLLRKQLREESVSYLVIKNRLAKLAVKQAGVEGLDDVFRGPTGLVCADEDPVAPARVLTKFAEETDGKPAIKAGYIDGEVFVADQIERLAEIPSRDVLLGQMVSAVQSPISGLALTLNGILQKLVGTLQAVAEKRQEEGGE; encoded by the coding sequence ATGCCAACTGCTGAAAAAGAGGCTACTGTCGCAGAGTTGACAGATATCTTAAAACGAGCCAAGGGGTTGTATTTAACTGATTTTACGGGGTTAGACGTTCCTTCATTTACCCTGTTGCGCAAGCAACTCCGCGAGGAGTCTGTTTCTTATCTCGTAATAAAAAATCGATTGGCTAAACTGGCGGTTAAACAAGCAGGAGTTGAAGGGCTCGACGATGTGTTCCGCGGTCCCACGGGGCTTGTTTGCGCCGATGAAGATCCCGTAGCACCGGCTCGCGTATTGACCAAATTTGCTGAAGAGACCGATGGCAAGCCCGCGATTAAAGCCGGGTATATTGACGGCGAGGTCTTTGTCGCAGACCAGATTGAGCGACTGGCCGAAATACCTTCGCGCGATGTTCTGCTGGGCCAGATGGTATCTGCAGTACAAAGCCCGATAAGCGGCCTTGCCCTTACGCTGAATGGCATTTTGCAAAAACTCGTTGGTACACTTCAAGCTGTTGCAGAAAAAAGACAGGAAGAAGGCGGCGAATAG
- the rplL gene encoding 50S ribosomal protein L7/L12 has product MAVESIISEIEKLSVLELAELVKALEEKFGVTAQAAVVAAPGGGGGDDAPAVEEQTEFDVILSSSGDKKIQVIKVVRGITSLGLREAKALVDGAPNTVKEGIEKEEAEQIKAELEEAGAVVELK; this is encoded by the coding sequence ATGGCTGTTGAATCTATCATTAGCGAAATTGAAAAACTCTCAGTACTCGAGTTGGCTGAATTGGTCAAAGCACTTGAGGAAAAGTTTGGTGTGACTGCACAGGCAGCTGTTGTTGCAGCACCCGGCGGCGGTGGTGGTGATGATGCTCCCGCTGTTGAAGAGCAGACGGAATTCGATGTGATTTTGTCGTCTTCTGGAGATAAAAAAATCCAGGTGATCAAGGTTGTTCGCGGTATTACTTCGTTGGGGCTTAGAGAAGCCAAAGCTCTGGTTGATGGGGCTCCCAATACCGTTAAAGAAGGCATAGAAAAAGAAGAAGCCGAACAGATCAAGGCAGAACTGGAAGAAGCTGGTGCGGTGGTGGAACTCAAGTAG
- the rpoB gene encoding DNA-directed RNA polymerase subunit beta, with product MADRGFIDRKSYGTLTSAIEMPNLLDIQLDSYDWFLQKDMPPGAREKQGLQAVFHGIFPITDAHNLYSLEFVDYSVGTPKYDVQECLERGTTYAVPLRSTLRLISREKQGNGEFRVKDIVEQTVFLGELPLMTDEGTFVINGSERVIVSQLHRSPGVFFDDAIHPNGKRLFSARIIPDNGAWLEFSLDINDIMYVHIDRKRKLPVTTLLRALGFDKSEEILGIFHGDTTVKVSEELVDHIVTEDVVNKKTGEVIVEAYTTLTEEHIAALRENQIGKITAMDIDPENDGGIITNTLDKDPCDNEEEALSRIYSLLRPGDPPNIETARGLLERNFFSPRRYNLGTVGRYRINQRLDMVDNIPLDFTMLCIDDFIKVIGYLLILAMGEGFTDDIDHLGNRRVRSVGELLSKQFSIGLARMARTIRERMSLRDSEQLTPHDLVNARTVSTVVQAFFGSSQLSQFLQQINPLDELTHKRRLSALGPGGLTRDRAGFEVRDVHHTHYGRICPIETPEGPNIGLIVSVATYAKVNPFGFLETPYRKVKSGKVSQDIAYLPADEEDRHTIAQANLALDDKGEFENNVVQARRRGDFPVVDPDAIDYMDVSPFQLVSAAAGLIPFLEHDEANRALMGSNMQRQGVPLLITDAPRVGTGLERKVAVDSKAVIIAKNAGVVTYVSADKIVVKRRKGRSIETISLSDEDIYDLTKFKRSNQDFCINQRPAVQVGDKVEKGQLLADGCATDRGDLALGANVLVAFMSWHGYNFEDAIIVSERLIKKDIFTSISIEEFELQVRDTKRGTEEITREIPNVSEQAVRNLDEHGIIRVGAEVNQGDILVGKVTPKGETELSPEERLLRAIFGEKAGDVRDASLKAPPGMDGVVMDRKVFSRKERDEKTRNEDKEKTRIAQKRIADKVESLKRSRDQQVLALLKNRRVNTLRDEEGTVVVKAGTALNERSLEKFDLDTVIPDGDWCDSPATSQKVDRLVELADHLMQQAEEELERELEKIARGDELPPGIVQLVKVYVARKRKLMVGDKMAGRHGNKGVISIIVPEEDMPYLPDGTPIDLVLNPLGVPSRMNLGQILETHLGWAAHKLDLHFATPVFDGASMDDVQDMLQKAGLPENGKTLLYDGQTGEPFDKEVMVGIIYMLKLSHLVSDKIHARSIGPYSLVTQQPLGGKAQFGGQRFGEMEVWALEAYGAAHMLQEMLTVKSDDVAGRSKIYETIVKGENPPEPGVPESFNVLVKELQSLCLDVVLENAQID from the coding sequence TTGGCAGATAGAGGATTTATTGATCGGAAATCGTACGGAACTCTCACGTCTGCAATCGAAATGCCGAATCTGCTGGACATCCAGCTCGATTCTTATGACTGGTTTTTACAGAAGGATATGCCGCCTGGAGCACGCGAGAAACAGGGTCTCCAGGCGGTCTTCCACGGTATCTTCCCGATCACAGACGCCCACAATCTCTATTCTTTAGAGTTTGTCGATTATTCCGTTGGAACTCCCAAATACGATGTGCAAGAATGTCTCGAACGCGGTACGACTTATGCCGTGCCTCTGCGTTCAACGCTTCGTCTGATTTCTCGAGAAAAGCAGGGAAATGGCGAATTTCGCGTTAAAGACATCGTTGAGCAGACGGTGTTCTTAGGCGAATTGCCGTTGATGACCGATGAAGGTACATTTGTCATCAACGGTTCAGAACGCGTGATCGTGAGCCAATTACACAGGTCTCCTGGCGTATTTTTTGACGATGCTATTCATCCAAATGGCAAGCGTTTATTTTCCGCCAGAATCATTCCCGATAACGGTGCATGGCTCGAATTTAGTCTCGATATCAACGATATTATGTACGTTCATATTGACCGCAAGCGCAAATTGCCGGTCACGACTTTGTTGAGGGCGTTGGGATTTGACAAGTCCGAGGAAATTTTGGGCATTTTTCACGGTGATACCACCGTCAAAGTTTCTGAAGAACTCGTCGATCACATTGTTACCGAAGATGTGGTAAACAAAAAGACGGGAGAGGTAATTGTCGAAGCATATACCACGTTGACAGAAGAGCATATCGCAGCGCTTCGGGAAAATCAGATCGGTAAAATTACCGCGATGGATATCGATCCCGAAAACGATGGCGGGATTATTACCAATACGCTGGACAAAGATCCGTGCGACAATGAGGAAGAAGCACTCTCGCGGATCTATAGCCTGCTACGCCCTGGCGATCCACCCAATATTGAAACTGCGCGCGGATTGCTCGAGCGAAATTTTTTCAGTCCCAGGCGTTATAATCTGGGAACTGTCGGGCGCTATCGTATTAACCAGCGTCTGGATATGGTCGATAATATTCCACTTGACTTCACCATGCTGTGTATTGATGACTTTATTAAAGTCATTGGCTATCTACTTATCCTGGCTATGGGGGAGGGATTTACCGATGATATCGATCATTTGGGCAACCGGCGGGTGCGCTCCGTTGGCGAGTTGCTTTCCAAGCAATTTAGTATTGGTTTGGCACGCATGGCGCGCACGATTAGGGAGCGCATGAGTTTGCGCGATTCCGAGCAACTTACTCCCCATGATCTGGTCAACGCACGGACTGTATCTACTGTGGTTCAGGCCTTTTTTGGCAGTAGCCAATTGTCGCAGTTTTTGCAGCAAATCAATCCGCTTGACGAATTGACCCACAAACGCCGTTTGTCGGCATTAGGACCGGGGGGATTAACGCGCGACCGGGCGGGATTTGAGGTGCGCGATGTGCATCACACACACTATGGCCGCATTTGTCCCATCGAAACGCCCGAAGGCCCAAATATCGGCCTGATTGTGTCTGTGGCAACTTATGCCAAAGTCAATCCCTTTGGGTTTCTCGAGACGCCCTATCGAAAGGTCAAAAGTGGCAAAGTTTCACAGGATATTGCATATTTGCCCGCCGATGAAGAAGATCGCCATACCATTGCACAGGCCAATCTGGCGCTTGATGACAAGGGTGAATTTGAAAATAATGTCGTGCAAGCGAGGCGGCGAGGCGATTTTCCCGTGGTCGATCCCGATGCGATTGACTATATGGATGTTTCGCCCTTCCAGCTTGTAAGTGCCGCTGCCGGACTCATTCCTTTTCTCGAGCACGATGAGGCCAACCGCGCGTTAATGGGTTCCAATATGCAGCGGCAAGGTGTGCCTCTTTTAATCACGGATGCCCCGCGCGTTGGAACGGGTCTCGAGCGCAAAGTTGCCGTTGATTCAAAAGCTGTGATCATTGCGAAAAACGCCGGTGTTGTGACGTATGTCAGTGCCGACAAAATTGTCGTTAAGCGCAGAAAGGGACGCAGCATTGAAACCATTTCGCTGTCTGATGAAGATATTTACGATCTGACCAAATTCAAGCGATCCAATCAAGATTTTTGTATCAACCAGCGTCCAGCCGTACAGGTTGGTGATAAAGTTGAAAAAGGTCAGTTATTGGCTGATGGTTGTGCCACAGATAGAGGGGACCTCGCGCTGGGTGCCAATGTGCTTGTGGCGTTTATGTCGTGGCATGGGTATAACTTCGAAGATGCCATTATTGTTTCTGAGCGGCTCATTAAAAAGGATATTTTTACTTCGATTAGCATTGAAGAATTTGAGCTTCAGGTGCGCGATACCAAACGCGGTACAGAAGAAATCACGCGTGAAATTCCCAACGTGAGTGAGCAGGCTGTTCGCAATCTGGATGAGCACGGCATCATTCGCGTGGGGGCAGAGGTCAATCAGGGGGATATTCTCGTTGGGAAGGTGACCCCGAAGGGTGAAACTGAATTATCGCCCGAAGAGCGTTTGTTGCGCGCGATTTTTGGCGAAAAGGCCGGCGATGTGCGCGATGCATCGCTCAAAGCTCCTCCGGGAATGGATGGCGTGGTCATGGATCGCAAAGTTTTTTCTCGCAAAGAGCGCGATGAAAAGACGCGAAATGAAGATAAAGAAAAGACCAGGATTGCCCAAAAACGCATTGCCGACAAGGTTGAGTCATTAAAACGAAGCCGCGATCAGCAGGTTTTAGCTCTTCTCAAAAACCGCAGAGTCAATACCCTGCGCGATGAAGAGGGTACGGTCGTTGTAAAGGCTGGCACGGCGTTGAATGAAAGATCGCTGGAAAAATTTGACCTGGACACAGTGATACCCGATGGAGATTGGTGTGATAGCCCAGCGACAAGTCAAAAGGTGGATCGATTAGTTGAACTGGCCGACCACTTGATGCAGCAGGCGGAAGAAGAGCTCGAGCGGGAGCTTGAAAAAATCGCGCGCGGAGATGAACTTCCGCCGGGCATCGTGCAACTGGTGAAGGTGTATGTCGCTCGCAAAAGAAAGTTGATGGTAGGGGATAAAATGGCCGGTAGGCACGGCAATAAGGGTGTAATTTCGATTATTGTGCCCGAAGAAGATATGCCCTATTTGCCCGATGGTACGCCCATTGATCTGGTTTTGAATCCGCTCGGTGTACCATCTCGCATGAATCTCGGCCAAATCCTCGAAACCCATTTGGGTTGGGCAGCCCACAAACTGGATCTTCATTTTGCAACCCCTGTGTTTGATGGCGCGAGTATGGACGATGTCCAGGATATGTTGCAAAAAGCTGGTTTGCCCGAAAATGGAAAAACGCTCCTTTACGATGGACAGACAGGGGAACCGTTTGATAAAGAAGTGATGGTCGGCATCATTTATATGTTGAAACTGTCGCATCTGGTCAGCGATAAGATTCACGCGCGTTCAATTGGTCCCTATTCACTGGTCACGCAGCAGCCTTTGGGAGGCAAAGCCCAGTTTGGAGGACAGCGCTTTGGAGAAATGGAAGTTTGGGCGCTCGAAGCTTATGGTGCTGCACACATGTTACAGGAAATGCTCACTGTCAAATCCGACGATGTGGCAGGCAGATCCAAAATTTACGAGACCATTGTAAAGGGAGAAAATCCACCCGAACCCGGCGTGCCGGAATCATTTAATGTTCTGGTCAAAGAATTGCAAAGCCTGTGTTTGGATGTGGTACTTGAAAACGCGCAGATTGACTGA
- the rpoC gene encoding DNA-directed RNA polymerase subunit beta': MADTNFANQPLDFNSIRIQLASPDTIRGWSRGEVTKPETINYRSFKPERDGLFCECIFGPVKDWECHCGKYKRIRYRGVVCDRCGVEVTQSKVRRERLGHIELAVPVTHIWFFKSLPSRMGYLLNLSVRNLERIIYYESYVVLDPGDAPDLKSKDLLTEDEVIDLEDEGYSFEVDMGAGAIKKLLSAIDIEDLSAELRTQARFETSVQRKQEALKRLKVVEAFRQSDNQPDWMILDVIPVIPPDLRPLVPLEGGRFATSDLNDLYRRVINRNNRLKKLIEIKAPEVILRNEKRMLQEAVDALFDNGRRSRAVRGDGNRSLKSLSDLLKGKQGRFRQNLLGKRVDYSGRSVIVVDPHLRLYQCGLPKHMALELFKPFIIRRLEEKGLVQTVKSAKKLVERERVEVWDILEEIIQDHCVLLNRAPTLHRLGIQAFLPVLVEGKAIRIHPLVCAAFNADFDGDQMAVHLPLSFEAQIEARVLMLSSNNLLKPADGSPVVVDKPQEIALGLYYLTKIVHGKEENLKTFSSTNEARMAYDFERIDLHEAVRVRIDGELLTTTVGRVIFNEIMPETMPFINELIDDKGIRKVSSEVHSRYGNRITTDFLDGLKQLGYDYATQSGISIAVSDVVVPPEKEELITDAMDEVEKIIEQHAIGAITEGERYNKVIDVWQHTTNHIAQAMIGAFEKAEDGFNSIWIMKDSGARGNDDQIKQLGGMRGLMNKPQKKLTGAIGEIIETPIISSLKEGLTVLEYFISTHGSRKGLADTALKTAEAGYLTRRMVDVSQDVVISESDCGTILGIEMEALKEGEEVVESLSDRIVGRTVLEDVEDPITGDRIVDAGVLLNEELADKIADAGIERVFVRSVLTCETRRGVCMACYGRNPATGLPVDIGEAVGVIAAQSVGEPGTQLTLRTFHIGGTSSRIAEQAEIGAKRAGKVIFKHLEFVQRDADSWVVVGRNGEIEVQDDQGRVRGGHYHVPHGAVLRVAEGQDVAEDQALYEWDPYNNVIVSPKAGRVQFGDLVEGVTYREEIDETTSIAGLVVIEHRDRTLSPHIKVVGEDGEELGHYIIPLGARLVVHDGDQVADGDTLAKISRERSKTRDITGGLPRVAELFEARRPKEASVVTEINGSVRFGRMVRGSRVVLVTADEGEEKKYTIPYGRHLRVQEGDRVTAGDRLSEGSVNPHDILAILGDRKVQEYLVDEIQQVYRLQGVKINDKHIETIVRQMLQKVQVTDPGDTNFLEDELVDRFRFLDENEKVIAEGGDPATFNPVLLGITRASLLTESFISAASFQETTRVLTEAAVQGKVDTLLGLKENVIIGHLIPAGTGALKYRDLDTDVVEESQVFEALAEENTESIGLPPINA, translated from the coding sequence GTGGCCGATACCAATTTTGCCAATCAACCCTTAGATTTTAATTCTATTCGCATTCAACTGGCTTCGCCGGATACCATCCGAGGATGGTCGCGCGGCGAGGTTACCAAACCCGAAACGATCAATTACCGGTCTTTTAAGCCCGAGCGCGACGGATTATTTTGCGAATGCATTTTTGGGCCTGTCAAAGACTGGGAGTGCCATTGCGGTAAATACAAGCGCATCCGATATCGGGGTGTGGTGTGTGATCGGTGTGGGGTAGAAGTGACCCAATCAAAGGTCAGACGGGAGCGGCTGGGACACATCGAATTGGCGGTTCCGGTGACTCATATCTGGTTTTTTAAGTCTCTCCCATCCCGCATGGGATATTTGCTCAATCTTTCCGTTCGCAATCTCGAGCGGATCATTTACTACGAATCGTATGTGGTGCTCGATCCCGGCGATGCGCCCGATCTCAAATCCAAGGATTTGCTCACTGAAGATGAGGTGATTGATCTCGAAGATGAAGGGTATTCATTTGAGGTCGATATGGGGGCTGGCGCGATCAAAAAACTGCTGTCTGCGATCGATATTGAGGATTTGTCTGCTGAACTGCGAACGCAAGCTCGTTTCGAAACTTCGGTGCAACGCAAACAGGAGGCACTCAAACGCCTCAAGGTCGTCGAGGCGTTCCGTCAATCGGATAATCAGCCCGATTGGATGATTCTCGATGTGATTCCCGTCATTCCGCCCGACTTGCGTCCTCTTGTTCCCTTAGAGGGGGGACGGTTTGCAACTTCGGATCTCAATGATTTGTATCGCCGCGTGATCAATAGAAATAATCGGCTAAAAAAACTGATTGAGATCAAAGCACCCGAAGTCATTTTACGCAATGAAAAACGCATGCTTCAAGAGGCTGTAGATGCTCTGTTTGACAATGGCCGTCGATCTCGCGCTGTTCGCGGTGATGGCAATCGATCCCTCAAGTCGCTTTCCGATCTACTCAAGGGTAAACAGGGCCGATTCCGCCAGAATCTTTTGGGTAAACGCGTCGATTACTCGGGTCGTTCTGTGATTGTGGTCGATCCTCATTTGAGGCTTTATCAGTGCGGGCTACCCAAACATATGGCTCTGGAATTATTCAAGCCATTTATCATTCGACGGCTTGAAGAAAAGGGCCTCGTTCAAACCGTTAAAAGTGCGAAGAAATTAGTTGAACGCGAGCGCGTTGAAGTATGGGATATCCTCGAAGAAATTATCCAGGATCACTGCGTTTTGCTCAATCGCGCCCCAACATTGCACCGCCTGGGTATTCAGGCGTTTTTACCCGTGCTCGTAGAAGGCAAAGCCATTCGCATTCATCCGCTGGTCTGTGCGGCATTTAATGCCGATTTCGACGGCGACCAGATGGCCGTGCACCTGCCGCTTTCTTTCGAGGCCCAGATTGAAGCGCGGGTATTGATGCTGTCGTCAAACAATTTGCTCAAGCCAGCCGATGGATCGCCTGTTGTGGTCGATAAACCTCAGGAAATAGCTTTGGGCCTTTATTATCTGACAAAAATTGTTCACGGCAAGGAAGAGAATCTCAAAACCTTTAGCAGTACCAATGAAGCTCGTATGGCGTATGATTTTGAACGCATTGACCTGCATGAAGCCGTGCGCGTTCGCATAGATGGTGAGCTTTTGACAACCACGGTTGGGCGCGTCATTTTTAATGAAATTATGCCCGAAACCATGCCCTTTATCAATGAATTGATCGATGACAAAGGCATCCGCAAAGTTTCTTCTGAAGTCCACAGTCGGTATGGCAATCGCATTACGACGGATTTTCTCGACGGATTGAAGCAGTTGGGATACGATTATGCGACGCAGTCGGGTATTTCGATTGCGGTGAGCGATGTGGTCGTGCCTCCCGAAAAGGAAGAGTTGATTACCGATGCTATGGACGAAGTCGAAAAAATTATCGAACAACACGCGATCGGAGCTATTACTGAGGGCGAACGCTACAACAAAGTGATTGATGTGTGGCAGCATACGACCAATCACATTGCTCAGGCCATGATCGGTGCATTTGAAAAAGCTGAAGATGGCTTCAATTCGATCTGGATTATGAAGGATTCGGGCGCGCGAGGCAACGACGACCAGATCAAGCAACTCGGTGGTATGCGAGGGCTGATGAATAAACCGCAAAAGAAATTGACGGGAGCGATTGGCGAAATTATTGAAACACCTATTATTTCGTCACTCAAAGAAGGTCTGACCGTACTCGAGTATTTTATTTCGACGCATGGCAGTCGCAAAGGGCTGGCCGATACAGCCTTGAAGACCGCTGAAGCGGGCTACTTGACGCGTCGCATGGTGGATGTATCGCAAGATGTGGTTATTTCTGAATCTGATTGCGGAACGATATTGGGCATTGAAATGGAAGCCCTGAAGGAAGGCGAAGAAGTTGTTGAATCGCTGTCTGACCGCATTGTAGGACGCACGGTGCTGGAAGATGTCGAAGACCCCATTACGGGTGACCGCATTGTTGACGCAGGCGTTTTGTTAAATGAAGAATTGGCCGACAAAATTGCCGATGCAGGTATTGAGCGCGTCTTTGTGCGGTCCGTATTGACGTGTGAAACTCGACGCGGGGTCTGTATGGCCTGTTATGGTCGCAACCCCGCCACCGGGCTACCCGTTGATATTGGAGAGGCCGTGGGTGTTATCGCTGCGCAGAGCGTGGGCGAACCCGGGACACAATTGACATTGCGCACCTTTCATATTGGGGGTACTTCCAGTCGCATTGCCGAGCAGGCCGAAATTGGTGCAAAGCGTGCGGGAAAAGTCATCTTCAAGCATCTCGAATTTGTGCAGCGCGATGCAGATTCGTGGGTTGTGGTTGGTCGGAATGGAGAGATCGAAGTGCAAGATGATCAGGGCCGTGTAAGGGGCGGGCACTACCATGTGCCGCATGGAGCTGTGTTGCGAGTGGCGGAAGGACAAGATGTGGCAGAGGATCAGGCACTCTACGAATGGGATCCTTATAACAATGTGATCGTATCGCCCAAAGCCGGTAGGGTTCAGTTTGGGGACCTCGTAGAAGGGGTGACATATCGCGAAGAGATCGATGAAACCACCAGCATTGCCGGACTGGTCGTGATTGAGCACCGAGACCGCACCTTATCTCCGCACATTAAGGTTGTTGGCGAAGATGGCGAAGAGTTGGGTCATTATATCATTCCCCTGGGAGCGCGACTGGTGGTGCACGATGGCGACCAGGTAGCAGATGGCGATACGCTGGCTAAAATTTCGCGTGAACGCAGCAAAACACGAGATATTACAGGTGGTTTGCCGCGTGTAGCTGAGCTTTTTGAGGCGCGTCGCCCCAAAGAGGCTTCAGTGGTTACCGAAATCAACGGCTCGGTGCGCTTTGGTCGCATGGTGAGAGGCTCTCGAGTTGTCCTGGTTACGGCTGATGAGGGCGAAGAAAAAAAATACACCATTCCCTACGGACGACATCTGCGCGTACAAGAAGGTGATCGCGTAACTGCGGGTGATCGCCTGTCAGAAGGTTCGGTAAATCCACACGATATTCTGGCTATTTTGGGAGATCGAAAAGTTCAGGAGTATCTCGTCGATGAAATTCAGCAGGTTTATCGGCTCCAGGGTGTGAAAATCAATGATAAGCATATTGAAACCATCGTCCGACAGATGTTGCAGAAAGTGCAGGTAACAGATCCTGGAGATACCAATTTTCTCGAAGATGAACTCGTTGACCGATTCCGCTTCCTCGATGAAAATGAGAAGGTTATTGCCGAAGGGGGCGATCCCGCAACATTTAATCCCGTCTTGTTGGGGATTACCCGGGCCTCTCTTTTGACCGAGAGTTTCATTTCTGCAGCTTCTTTCCAGGAAACTACCCGGGTACTTACCGAAGCAGCAGTACAGGGCAAGGTTGACACGCTGTTGGGATTAAAGGAAAATGTGATTATCGGACACCTCATTCCCGCCGGTACAGGTGCTTTGAAATACCGCGATTTGGATACAGATGTGGTGGAAGAATCGCAGGTTTTTGAAGCCCTCGCAGAAGAGAACACGGAAAGCATTGGGTTACCTCCAATTAATGCTTGA